One Archocentrus centrarchus isolate MPI-CPG fArcCen1 chromosome 14, fArcCen1, whole genome shotgun sequence DNA window includes the following coding sequences:
- the LOC115791589 gene encoding uncharacterized protein LOC115791589 isoform X1: MLVKVRFGETQKYVKVAETEDGYDDFSTFLQKVIVKLGLPLETELHLTDESGTEVDADVFEDLLQAGNLTVRVTTEKSTVVLQHDLSSTSLESTMSDNSSVSVSGDSLLASSDSSDATVIVHTNGGTRTHAEREAAKEMVRNALQVKPGGQVILDEYDKLRSLTDGTRRRLVNLLVANMVEIHGMIPPVSVRTKYALGIISLFPSLKDPYSDNGYEHFYDQQSGSGYLAWRIKTVQRNSAAQSRRSSTSTAYQDSPKRKREVSCTDKQLLGEECREAISFLKHSTDESAVKEKMRATFQYRQTLVQDQQCSSTVLDVFPRFLNITGLIDQDFTMMFGEEVSGRFLAKWPTFFKPRILTECRKLTSNEHIEELLYSQHDTGWDSDLSSILLLLHLLPPTSKGHKKSAKISSCQAVDHVVRYLQMGASVETFLAGVEPGQPFLLCVGENKSSIQRYYIIIDHKAVPCKAQTSLAAFDELFKAHFIFSVNYHESLYNFYTFIQTTVFNIDVGHAKESPRVRELRARFLHDT; this comes from the exons ATGTTGGTGAAGGTGAGATTTGGAGAAACGCAGAAGTATGTCAAAGTAGCTGAGACTGAAGATGGTTATGATGACTTCAGCACATTTCTTCAGAAAG TCATTGTGAAGCTAGGTCTTCCTCTTGAGACTGAGCTACACTTGACAGATGAATCAGGGACAGAAGTTGATGCAGATGTGTTTGAGGATCTTTTGCAAGCAGGGAACCTTACTGTTAGGGTGACAACTGAGAAGTCAACAG TTGTGCTTCAACATGATTTATCATCTACTTCGCTGGAGTCAACCATGTCAGACAATTCATCTGTGTCAGTTTCTGGAGACTCCTTGCTAGCATCTTCTGACTCATCTGATGCCACAGTGATTGTTCACACAAACGGAGGGACGAGAACACATGCTGAACGGGAAGCAGCAAAAGAG ATGGTGAGAAATGCTCTCCAGGTTAAACCAGGTGGACAGGTTATTTTGGATGAATACGATAAACTGCGGTCACTGACGGATGGCACAAGAAGACGTTTGGTAAACCTCCTTGTGGCCAACATGGTTGAAATTCATGG GATGATCCCACCAGTCTCTGTGAGAACTAAATATGCTTTGGGCATCATCTCTCTATTTCCCAGCCTCAAAGATCCATATTCAGACAATGGATAT GAACACTTCTATGACCAACAGAGTGGATCTGGCTACTTGGCTTGGAGAATAAAAACTGTTCAGCGCAACTCGGCAGCTCAGTCCCGGAGATCCTCCACCAGCACAGCCTATCAAGATAGtccaaagagaaagagagaggtttCCTGCACCGATAAGCAGCTGCTTGGTGAGGAGTGTCGTGAAGCGATATCCTTTTTGAAACATTCAACTGATGAATCGGCAGTCAAAGAGAAGATGAGGGCCACATTTCAGTATCGTCAAACACTGGTTCAAGATCAACAGTGCTCTTCAACAGTCTTGGATGTCTTCCCACGATTCCTTAACATCACTGGCTTG ATTGACCAGGACTTCACCATGATGTTTGGAGAGGAGGTGTCGGGCAgatttttggcaaaatggcCTACTTTTTTCAAACCTAGGATCCTGACAGAGTGCAGAAAACTGACTTCTAATGAGCACATTGAAGAGCTCTTGTATTCGCAGCACGACACAG GCTGGGACAGTGACCTGTCAAGCATTCTACTGTTGCTTCACTTGCTTCCACCTACCTCCAAAGGCCACAAGAAGAGTGCCAAAATCAGCTCATGTCAAGCTGTGGACCATGTTGTGAGATATCTGCAG ATGGGAGCCAGTGTCGAAACCTTCCTTGCTGGTGTGGAACCGGGACAgcccttcctcctgtgtgttggTGAAAACAAGAGCAGCATCCAAAGATACTACATCATCATTGATCACAAGGCCGTCCCTTGCAAGGCACAGACCTCCTTGGCAGCTTTCGATGAGCTCTTCAAGGCACACTTCATCTTCAGCGTCAACTACCATGAATCCCTCTATAACTTCTATACGTTCATCCAAACCacagtttttaacattgatgTGGGACATGCCAAGGAAAGTCCCAGAGTCAGGGAACTAAGAGCAAGATTTTTGCACGACACTTGA
- the LOC115791589 gene encoding uncharacterized protein LOC115791589 isoform X2, with amino-acid sequence MLVKVRFGETQKYVKVAETEDGYDDFSTFLQKVVLQHDLSSTSLESTMSDNSSVSVSGDSLLASSDSSDATVIVHTNGGTRTHAEREAAKEMVRNALQVKPGGQVILDEYDKLRSLTDGTRRRLVNLLVANMVEIHGMIPPVSVRTKYALGIISLFPSLKDPYSDNGYEHFYDQQSGSGYLAWRIKTVQRNSAAQSRRSSTSTAYQDSPKRKREVSCTDKQLLGEECREAISFLKHSTDESAVKEKMRATFQYRQTLVQDQQCSSTVLDVFPRFLNITGLIDQDFTMMFGEEVSGRFLAKWPTFFKPRILTECRKLTSNEHIEELLYSQHDTGWDSDLSSILLLLHLLPPTSKGHKKSAKISSCQAVDHVVRYLQMGASVETFLAGVEPGQPFLLCVGENKSSIQRYYIIIDHKAVPCKAQTSLAAFDELFKAHFIFSVNYHESLYNFYTFIQTTVFNIDVGHAKESPRVRELRARFLHDT; translated from the exons ATGTTGGTGAAGGTGAGATTTGGAGAAACGCAGAAGTATGTCAAAGTAGCTGAGACTGAAGATGGTTATGATGACTTCAGCACATTTCTTCAGAAAG TTGTGCTTCAACATGATTTATCATCTACTTCGCTGGAGTCAACCATGTCAGACAATTCATCTGTGTCAGTTTCTGGAGACTCCTTGCTAGCATCTTCTGACTCATCTGATGCCACAGTGATTGTTCACACAAACGGAGGGACGAGAACACATGCTGAACGGGAAGCAGCAAAAGAG ATGGTGAGAAATGCTCTCCAGGTTAAACCAGGTGGACAGGTTATTTTGGATGAATACGATAAACTGCGGTCACTGACGGATGGCACAAGAAGACGTTTGGTAAACCTCCTTGTGGCCAACATGGTTGAAATTCATGG GATGATCCCACCAGTCTCTGTGAGAACTAAATATGCTTTGGGCATCATCTCTCTATTTCCCAGCCTCAAAGATCCATATTCAGACAATGGATAT GAACACTTCTATGACCAACAGAGTGGATCTGGCTACTTGGCTTGGAGAATAAAAACTGTTCAGCGCAACTCGGCAGCTCAGTCCCGGAGATCCTCCACCAGCACAGCCTATCAAGATAGtccaaagagaaagagagaggtttCCTGCACCGATAAGCAGCTGCTTGGTGAGGAGTGTCGTGAAGCGATATCCTTTTTGAAACATTCAACTGATGAATCGGCAGTCAAAGAGAAGATGAGGGCCACATTTCAGTATCGTCAAACACTGGTTCAAGATCAACAGTGCTCTTCAACAGTCTTGGATGTCTTCCCACGATTCCTTAACATCACTGGCTTG ATTGACCAGGACTTCACCATGATGTTTGGAGAGGAGGTGTCGGGCAgatttttggcaaaatggcCTACTTTTTTCAAACCTAGGATCCTGACAGAGTGCAGAAAACTGACTTCTAATGAGCACATTGAAGAGCTCTTGTATTCGCAGCACGACACAG GCTGGGACAGTGACCTGTCAAGCATTCTACTGTTGCTTCACTTGCTTCCACCTACCTCCAAAGGCCACAAGAAGAGTGCCAAAATCAGCTCATGTCAAGCTGTGGACCATGTTGTGAGATATCTGCAG ATGGGAGCCAGTGTCGAAACCTTCCTTGCTGGTGTGGAACCGGGACAgcccttcctcctgtgtgttggTGAAAACAAGAGCAGCATCCAAAGATACTACATCATCATTGATCACAAGGCCGTCCCTTGCAAGGCACAGACCTCCTTGGCAGCTTTCGATGAGCTCTTCAAGGCACACTTCATCTTCAGCGTCAACTACCATGAATCCCTCTATAACTTCTATACGTTCATCCAAACCacagtttttaacattgatgTGGGACATGCCAAGGAAAGTCCCAGAGTCAGGGAACTAAGAGCAAGATTTTTGCACGACACTTGA